Proteins encoded in a region of the Phocoena phocoena chromosome X, mPhoPho1.1, whole genome shotgun sequence genome:
- the LOC136142540 gene encoding LOW QUALITY PROTEIN: peptidyl-prolyl cis-trans isomerase D-like (The sequence of the model RefSeq protein was modified relative to this genomic sequence to represent the inferred CDS: inserted 1 base in 1 codon; deleted 1 base in 1 codon): MSHPSPQAKPSNPSNPRVFFDVGIGGEQVGRNALELFADIVPKTAGKFRMLCTGEEGIGPTTGKPLHFKGCPFHRIIKKFMIQGGNFSNQNGTGGESIYGEKFEDENFHYKHDKEGLLSMANASSNANGSQFFITTVPTPHLDGXHVVFGQVIKGMGVARILENAEVKGEKPAKLYVIAECGELKEGDDWGIFPKDGSGDSHPDFPEDADIDLKDVDKILLTTEDLKNIGNIFFKSQNWEMAIKKYTKVLRYVEGSKAATENASGAKLQPVTLSCGLNIGAWKLKMSDWQGAVDSCLEALEIDPANTKALYRRAQGWQGLKEYDRALADLKKAQEIAPEDKAIQAELLRVKQKIKAQKDKEKAAYAKMFA, translated from the exons ATGTCGCACCCGTCCCCCCAAGCTAAGCCCTCCAACCCCAGTAACCCCCGAGTCTTCTTCGACGTGGGCATAGGAGGGGAGCAAGTTGGTCGAAATGCCTTGGAATTGTTTGCAGATATTGTACCCAAAACTGCAGGAAAATTTCGTATGTTGTGTACAGGAGAAGAAGGCATTGGACCCACCACTGGGAAACCTCTCCATTTCAAAGGATGCCCTTTCCATCGAATTATTAAGAAATTTATGATTCAGGGTGGAAACTTCTCAAATCAGAATGGGACAGGTGGAGAAAGTATTTATGGTGAAAAATTTGAAGATGAAAATTTCCATTATAAG CATGATAAAGAGGGATTACTGAGCATGGCAAATGCAAGCAGCAACGCAAACGGCTCTCAGTTCTTCATCACCACGGTTCCAACTCCTCACTTGGATG AACACGTGGTGTTTGGCCAAGTGATTAAAGGAATGGGTGTGGCAAGGATTCTGGAAAATGCGGAGGTGAAAGGTGAGAAACCTGCCAAATTGTACGTTATTGCAGAATGCGGAGAACTGAAGGAAGGGGATGATTGGGGAATATTCCCAAAGGATGGATCTGGTGACAGTCATCCAGACTTCCCAGAGGATGCAGACATAGATTTAAAAGATGTAGATAAAATTTTACTAACAACGGAAGACTTAAAAaacattggaaatatt tttttcaaatcccaGAACTGGGAGATGgccattaaaaaatacacaaaagtttTAAGGTATGTGGAAGGCTCGAAGGCTGCTACTGAGAACGCAAGTGGAGCAAAGCTGCAGCCTGTCACTTTGAGCTGCGGGCTGAATATCGGCGCTTGGAAACTGAAGATGTCTGATTGGCAGGGAGCAGTCGACAGTTGTTTGGAGGCCCTTGAAATAGATCCAGCAAATACCAAAGCACTGTACCGTAGAGCCCAAGGATGGCAAGGACTAAAAGAATACGATCGAGCATTGGCTGATCTTAAGAAAGCTCAGGAGATTGCACCAGAGGATAAAGCTATCCAGGCAGAACTGCTGAGAGTCAAGCAAAAGATAAAGGCacagaaagataaagagaaggcaGCTTATGCAAAAATGTTTGCTTAA